A stretch of DNA from Pseudomonadales bacterium:
CCTGTCAAAACCTGATAAGGCGGTACGCGGCGAGCAGAACCACCGCCCCTGCGGTGGCAAGGGCGAGGCTTTCCACATTGAATCCGGAGACACTGCCCAAACCCAGCAGTGAACCTCCGTAGCCACCGATGAAACTGCCCGCCAGACCGATGCCGATCGTGACAAACAGCCCTCCCGGATCACGGCCCGGCAGGATGAGTTTTGCGGCCACGCCGACCACGAGACCCACCAGCAGCCAGGAAAGCAGGCTGAGCATCGGTCTCAGCGCCCTTCCGGTACGGTCAACGCAACCGTCGCATCGGCATCGATGATGAAACGGGCAACCAGTTGTGGATCCTGCATTGGAATGAAGTGCGTAAGGTGCGGCAGATATACATCCCGGCCCTTCGGAAACGCAGCGGCGACCTTCTCCCAGGTCGGTGAACGGGAAAAGTCCATCGCATCCGACGCAGCGGGATCCCGGCCCCGCGCACGCAGCACGACAACCGGAATATCGATGCCGGGCATCAGATCGTGCACATCGGTCCCGGTGTTGCCCAGATAGACCGATGCTTCTACCAGCGGCGGGCAGGCCAGTTCGAAGCCCTCGCCGCTGGCTGCGGGAACCACACCGTACTGGCAGTAATCGCGCAGTACCTGATCCTTCCAGAGCGCGAATGAGCCCCGATCCGCGAAGCGCTCATACATTTCTTCCCAGGACGCCCACTGGTTACGGCGCTTCGACACCGGATGATCTTCGGGCCCCTGAAAGCCCCGGTAGCGATCGGTGGCATAAGCATCGGGCTCAAATATGACCGGATCCACCAGCAGCAGGCGCTCAAAGGCACCCGGCAGCCTGGCACAGACCTGCACCAGCGCATGGCCACCCATGGAATGCCCCACACCGATCGCATGCTGCAACCCCAGATGCTCGACCAGCTCCGTCACATCCCGGGCGAAACTCGCCCAGACATAAGGTGGCACACGCTCACTGCGGCCATGACCGCGCATCTCGACCGCAAACACATGGAAGTCCGGGGGAAGTGCTGCAACCACCTCATCCCAGCAGCGCGCGTGAAAACCGGTTGCGTGCACCAGGAACACCGGTTTGCCGCCCGGCTCCCCCCACTCGAACCAGGTGAGTCGGGCACTGCTGCCCTGAAAATCGTGCCGCGTGGGCTCTGTGCGCCCTGCGGGCACCGGCCTTTCTGTGCCTGTCATGTTCCTCCTCGGACCAGGTCTGAGCGATTCGTAAGCCCGCGAATTTACAGCATCACTGGCTGTCGGGACTGGCTTCGCTGGCGCATGGTAGCCGAGATTTCGGTACACTGCCTGGCCCCGGGCTGCGGCGCCGCGGCAGGTTGGCAGGGGGCGGTAACAGCAGGTCAGAATGGAAGATTGAATCAGGCATTGAACAACCCTCACAACCAGTCCCAGACCAAGGACGAAATCGTATCCTCCGAGGCAGAGCCGCTGATCCTTGTCGATTCGAACGATCAGGAAACCGGATTCCTCGACAAATCCGCCTGTCACGACGGCGCCGGTATTCTCCACCGGGCCTTCTCCCTCTTCATCTTCAATCCCGCCGGTGAACTGCTGCTGCAGCAGCGTGCGGCGGAAAAAAGATTGTGGCCCGGATACTGGTCCAACAGCTGCTGCTCTCATCCCCGCAGGGGGGAAACCATGGACCTGGCCGTACGCAGACGCCTGCAGCAGGAACTCGGCATGGCGGCGGATCTGCAGTTCACCTACAAGTTCGAATACCAGGCCCGGTTTGCTGATCTGGGTGCCGAACACGAACTGTGCTGGGTCTATGTCGGACGATCCGACCAGGAGCCGGTCATCAACGTGACCGAAATCAGCGACTGGCGCTGGGTTGACCCGGCCCGCCTGAGCAGTGCCATAGCCGCCGATCCGGACTCCTATACGCCCTGGCTGATCATGGAATGGGAGCGCCTGAACCGGGAATTTCCCGAGCGGCTGCCCGCCAGAAAAATTTAACCCCTTTCTCCCGGCTCGCACGTTGTTGGTAGTGAATCCACAACCTGAGACCCGACCATGTATTTCCAGAAACCACGCCTTACCTGTGTACACCAGCTCATCCTGCCGCTGACCCTGGTGGTCAGCATCAGCGCCTGCAGCTCATCTGAAGTACCCGAACCCGTGGACGACGGTCCACCGATAAGCCAGCACCCGTCCGTTAAACCCACGGAAATCGCGAATGTTCGACTGCCAGGAACCGAGGAGGAAAAGCATCAGGCCGGACCGCCAACGGTATCGCCTGCGCCACTCCCACCCCCCCAGTCCGCAGCAGAAATCCGTCCGGATCCGGCACGCACGCGCAACGAAGCAGACGCGGCCACCAGCCGGGACAGCGCAGTGCGGCTGAGCATCGCGAAACAGATGGCCGGCATGCAGTCGCATGGGGACGTTCGCGGGCTCGAACAGCTGCGTGCGGCTCAGCAGCCTCAGGACCGGGAGTCCTACACCCGTTTCGACATCAACCCGGTCCATCTGGTACGCACCGATCCCGTATCCACCTTCTCCATTGACGTCGACACGGCCTCATACAGCAACGTTCGCCGCTGGCTCAACGACGGCAGCCTGCCGCGACAGGACGCGGTCCGCGTGGAAGAACTCATCAACTACTTCTCCTACCAGTACCCGGTACCCGACGGGGAAGACCCCTTTGCCATCTATACCGAGGTTGGACCCAGTCCCTGGCACGCGGACCGGCGCCTGCTGCACATCGGCATCAAGGGCCAGCAGCCCGCCGGGAACCCTGCCGCCAATCTGGTATTCCTCATCGATGTCTCCGGTTCCATGCAGAGTCAGGACAAGCTCGGTCTGCTGAAGTCGGCGCTGAAGCTGCTGACCGCACAACTCGACTCCGCCGACCGCATCGCCATCGCCGTCTATGCCGGCGCAGCAGGCGCGGTGCTCTCCCCCACTGCAGGCGACCAGCGCGCGGTCATAGACGCCGCCATCGACAGCCTCACCGCGGGCGGGTCCACCAACGGTGGCGCCGGTATTGCGCTCGCCTACGCGATGGCCCGGCAGAACTTTCTCCAGGACGGCGTAAACCGGGTCATTCTCGCCACCGATGGCGATTTCAATGTGGGCACCACCGATCAGCAGGCCCTGAAAAACCTTGTGGAAACAGAGCGGAAAAGCGGTGTGGCGCTGACCGTACTTGGCTTCGGCAGCGGTAACTACAACGATGCGCTCATGCAGGAGCTGGCGCAGAACGGTAACGGCAACGCAGCCTACATCGACACCCTTTCCGAGGCCCGCAAAGTACTGGTGGACGAGCTCGCTGCAACGCTCCACACCATCGCCAGCGACGTGAAGATTCAGGTTGAATTCAATCCGGCCACGGTCTCCGAGTACCGGCTGGTAGGTTACGAAACAAGGCATCTTGAGCGGGAAGATTTCAACAACGATGCAGTAGACGCCGGTGACATCGGCGCCGGTCACAGTGTCACTGCACTCTACGAGATCACCCTGGTGGACAGCGGTGGCCACTTCATCGATCCACTGCGGTATGGCGACCCGCTGCAAAGCGACCCGCTGCGCGACAACGGCCGCAACACCAGCGGAACCGGTTCACCGAGCCGCGAGGCCGGGAGTGCAGACGCCGAACTCGCGTTCATCAAGCTGCGTTACAAGGCCCCCGGCAGCCAGTCGAGCCGTCTGCTGACACGAGCCGTACACCGCGCCACGATCGCCAGCACGCTCGCCGCAACCAGCGAGAATTTCCGCTTCGCCGCGGCGGTCTCCGCCTTCGGCCAGCTGCTGCGCGGTGGCGAACACACCGGATCCTTCAGTTATGCTGATGCCGCAGCGCTGGCCGCTGGCGCCAGAGGCGAAGACCTCTTCGGCTATCGCGGAGAGTTTCTGAACCTGGTTCGCACGGCAGATGTACTCGCCGCCAGCAGGGTTGCCGCCGGCAAGCTCACTGACGACGCAGACGCCGCCGGAATCGCCGGGACGTGAACCCAGAGAGGATCTGAAAGTAACGGACTCCACGGACAATGCGGCCCCGCCCTCCGGCGGGGCCGAAGATGAAGCCCTGTTTGCCGCCTACAACAGGGGCGATGCGGACGCCTTCGATACGCTCTATGCACGCTACAAGGGCGCCCTGTACCGCTATTTCCTGCGGCAGGTCGATCGGGATGCAGCCCACGACTGCTACCAGGCGCTCTGGCTCAAAGTGATCGACAATCGACTGCGCTACCGGCCCGATGCGCCGTTCAGACACTATCTGTACACCCTGGCTCACAACGTACTTATGGACCACCACCGCAAAAACCGCCGGCTTCTGACAGACGTTGACCTGTCACAGACCGGCCTGTCCGATCCGGACAGCACCCAGGTCGAGGTCTCCCTGGCGGATATGCCCGGACAGATTCATACCGCCGGTTCAGATCCGGCTCTGGCAGTGGATGGCCAGCGCCTGCTGGACGCGCTGCATGCACTGGTACGGAACCTGCCGCTGCATCAGCGCGAGGTCTGGCTGCTGCGGCAGGAGACCGACCTGTCGCTGGAGGAAATCGCTGAGGTCACCCGGGCGACTGCGGAAGGTGTGAAGAGCCGGCTGCGTTACGCCAGAGACAAACTCAAAGCCGGGATGGCTCGCTATGCCGAAAGAAACTGATCATCTCGAAACGCTCTATCGCGAGGGCGCCACCGAGCAGCCGCCCGAAGGCATCGATCGCGCCATCAGCGCCGCCGCGCGAAGCGCGCTGCAACCCTGGTACCAGCGCCGCGGACCGCTGACAGGAATCTCCACGGCCGCCGCCCTGCTGATCGCGGCGGGTCTTGTGAGTCTCCAGTATCTGCCTGTGCAGGAGGGGCCCGTCGCCACATCCCCCGGTCCGGCCATCGAGTTCGAGCACGCCGGAAATCTGAGCGCGACCGCAGAGTCAGTCAGCGACGATATCGGTGCCCCAGCTGCCGAGGTCAGGCGCGAGCGCCCCGGGCGTGAGCGTGCCCAGGATGATTCGCCGCCTGCTCCAGTCACCCGCAAAGCATCGGCGGTCGAGTCGCTGCCGGCTGCTGCGCCAGCGGAAAAGACACTGGCTGTCTCCGGCATGAGGCAGTTTGCAGAGATCAGGGCTGACGCCGAAGCAGATTCCCCGACCTGTGAACTCTCACCGTACTTCGACGGCAGGGTGTATGAAATCCTCCCTACAGGAGAAAGGTCACCCCGTGTTCTCAGCGAAGGTCGGCAATGGCAGTGCCGCGACGGGGCCTGGGAACCTGTGGACGACCGCCAGGATACCGCGGATGCGGTTGCTCCCCTCGAGAACTCCCCGTCCCCGGAAGCCCGCTCAGAGCAGCAGTAAAACCCCGGCCACAATCAGTCCCGCTCCGGCGAGGTCCCGCGCATGCACCTGTTCTTTGAAAAACCACACAGACGCTGCGAAGGTAAACAGCAGCTCGACCTGTCCCAGCGCCCGGACCAGCACCGCACTGACCAGAGTCATGGCGGTGAACCAGGCCACGGATGCCAGGGCTCCGCTCAAGCCCACCCACACCGAACTGCGCCAGCTGCCCAGCACCCGGCCGATTTCCCCGGGCTCACGGGCCCACAGATAGACACCCATCAGCAGTGACTGCAGCGTCACGGTCACCGCAAGCGTGGTACCCGCACGGATCAGGAATCCGCCATCCGACAGGGACAGGGCGGCCGCCCGATAACTGACGGAAGCCAACGCAAGCCCGGTTCCCGCGAGCAGACCCAGCACCAGCGCTCGCTGACCATCGCGGATTGAACCGATCCGACCCCGGGTGGAAAGGATCACGACCCCGAAAAAGCTGACGATCACACCGCTTACGGTAGACAGGGTGAGGGCATCCCCAAGCAGCACCAGACCGACCAGCCCGGTCTGGGCGACTTCGGTTTTCGAAAAAGCCGTGGCCACGGCGAAATTACCGTGGGAAAAGGCGGCGACCAGCAGGGACGTGGAAGCGATCTGGGCGACACCGCCGAGCACACAATAGCCAAGAAACGTCCAGTTCAATTCCGGCATCGCCTGGGCGCTCAGCAGCACGGCGAAATACACCCACACAAAAGGGAGTGCGAAACAGAAGCGGGTGTAGGCCGCGCCGTTGCTGGACAGCGCACGCATCGCCTGCTTCTGCAGCATGGAGCGGACGTTCTGCAGGAATGCCGCAGCTATGGTGATCGGGATCCAGGCTTCCATGGGACCTCAGATGAGCAGGATAAGAGCGCCGCTAGCGCGCTGAGAATTCGAGAATGCGATGGCGCTGCACAGACAGCCAGCGGTAGCGCACAAGCAGTACCACCGCTGCAACAATCAGGCCCGCCAGCAGCCCCACCCAGAAGCCGCGCACCCCTTCGAATTCCTCTGGTCCCACCCACCCGAATCCGACCAGCACACCGACCGGCAACCCCACCAGCCAGTAACTGATGATGGCGACCCACATGGGCGTACGGGTGTCCTTGAAACCGCGCAGCGCGCCCAGCGCGGTGACCTGTGCGTCGTCGAAGAACTGATAGAGCACAACGAACAGCAGCAGATCCATGGCCAGCGTCACCACGGCAAACTCCGTACTGTACAGACCCACGATAAAAACGCGTGTCGAAAACACCACGGCCGCCGCCAGCACGGCGAATCCCAGGGAGAGACCGATGGCCAGCCAGCCGCTGCGTCGCGCGGCAGCAAGATCCCCTGCGCCGACATTGAAGCCAACGCGTATCGACACTGCCATGCCCAGGGCAAGGGGTACCATGAACGTCATGCCGCCGACATTGCCGGCTATCTGATGCGCAGCCACACCCTCGACTCCAAGACGGCCGATGAGCAGGGTCACAACCGAGAACATCGACATCTCGAGAAACATGGTCAGGCCGATGGGCAGACCGAGACGCACCAGCCGCAGGATGGCTGTCCGGTCCGGCGGACTGAAGCGGCTGAAAACCCCGATAGCGCCAATCCGGGAATAGACGATCACCAGCAGCATCATCGACAGCTGATAGGTCATGACCACCGCGCTGGACCAGCCGCAGCCCTGGCCTCCAAAGGCGGGGATGCCAAGACCTTCATTGCCGTAAATGAAGAGATAGTTCAGCGGGATCTTGAGCAGCAGAGCCGACAGGGCGATCAGCATGGCCGGAAAGGTCCAGGACAGACCTTCGCACAGATAACGCAGCGTGAAGTATCCGAGCATGGGCAGCACACCCCAGGAAAGGGCCTGGAGATAGTCCACCGCAATGGGAATCGCCCGCGGGTCCACACCGATCAGGTGGTAGAGCGGTTCAACGTTGTTAAACAGCAGTATCAGTGAGAGGCCGCCGACCAGCGCAATCCAGAACGCCTGGCGGACCACTTCGCCGGCTTCAGACTCCCGGCCACCGCCGTGCAGTTGTGATACGGAAGGGGTGAGGGACATGATGACCCCGGACAGCAGCAGCACGCTGGGCCAGTAGAAATTTCCCCCCAGGGCTACGCCGGCGAGATCCGCAGAACTGACCCGGCCGGCCATCATGGTGTCTGCCACGCCCATGCCCATCTGGGCAATCTGGGTCAGCATCATGGGCATCGCCAGCCGCAGCAGCAGCCCGGTTTCGTCCAGCAGACTGATTTTGCCTCCGGCGCGGTCGCTCATCGGACCCTCTTAAGCTCTGTTTGTGTGAGTGGCAATGCGAATGATTGCTGAACAGGTGAATTTAAAAGGGCTTCGAATTTCCGGCTTTCAATAGCCTGCGACTATCATCACGATAGCCACAATCGAATAGATCGACATCCCTGAGGGCTTATACTGCCCGGGTTGCCTGATCATGGCGACTCGAACATCGACAGTAACTCGAAACTCGACAGTGACTCGAAATTCGACAGTCTCGAAATTCGACAGTAATGAGGCAGTTGAGTAGAAAATTACTCAACCAGCCCGTAGTTTGACAGTGGACAGAAAGAAGGACGCAAACATGGATCTGAAGGACAGCAACACTCTGCAGAATCTGAAAGACGCATTCGCCGGTGAATCCCAGGCCAATCGCCGCTATCTTTACTTCGCCGCAAAGGCGGACGTGGAAGGAGAAAACGACGTCGCCGCGGTGTTCCGCTCCACCGCAGAAGGTGAGACCGGCCACGCCCATGGTCATCTTGAATACATGGAAGCGGTTGGCGACCCGGCCACCGGTCTGCCCATCGGCAGCACGTCCAACAATCTCAAGGCCGCCATCGCCGGTGAGACTCACGAATACACCGACATGTATCCCGGGATGGCGAAAACCGCCCGCAAGGAAGGTTTCGAGGAAATCGCCGACTGGTTCGAGACTCTGGCGAAGGCTGAACGATCACACGCCAACCGCTTCCAGAAAGCCCTGGACGCGATGGCCTGATCCGGCCCCGGGAGCCGCGCGGCCCGACCGGACCGCGCTGTCTCCCATGAGAAGACACGGGGCCGGCAATGGCCCCTTTTTCATCCATCTTCCGGAGTAACCCTGTGAAAGAAGGCAATCTGCAGGCGCCCGACCGGCAGCCGCTGGACTGGAAGAACCCGCAGTTCTACGACAAAGACGATCTCTACGGCGAACTCGAACGGGTCTTCGACATCTGTCACGGCTGTCGCCGCTGTGTGAGCCTGTGCCACTCCTTTCCGACCCTGTTCGATCTGGTAGATGAGTCCGACACCTTCGAAGTGGATGGTGTGGATAAAAGCGACTACATGAAGGTCGTTGATCAGTGCTATCTCTGCGACCTGTGCGCAGAGACCAAATGCCCCTATCTACCCCCCCATG
This window harbors:
- a CDS encoding von Willebrand factor type A domain-containing protein, whose product is MYFQKPRLTCVHQLILPLTLVVSISACSSSEVPEPVDDGPPISQHPSVKPTEIANVRLPGTEEEKHQAGPPTVSPAPLPPPQSAAEIRPDPARTRNEADAATSRDSAVRLSIAKQMAGMQSHGDVRGLEQLRAAQQPQDRESYTRFDINPVHLVRTDPVSTFSIDVDTASYSNVRRWLNDGSLPRQDAVRVEELINYFSYQYPVPDGEDPFAIYTEVGPSPWHADRRLLHIGIKGQQPAGNPAANLVFLIDVSGSMQSQDKLGLLKSALKLLTAQLDSADRIAIAVYAGAAGAVLSPTAGDQRAVIDAAIDSLTAGGSTNGGAGIALAYAMARQNFLQDGVNRVILATDGDFNVGTTDQQALKNLVETERKSGVALTVLGFGSGNYNDALMQELAQNGNGNAAYIDTLSEARKVLVDELAATLHTIASDVKIQVEFNPATVSEYRLVGYETRHLEREDFNNDAVDAGDIGAGHSVTALYEITLVDSGGHFIDPLRYGDPLQSDPLRDNGRNTSGTGSPSREAGSADAELAFIKLRYKAPGSQSSRLLTRAVHRATIASTLAATSENFRFAAAVSAFGQLLRGGEHTGSFSYADAAALAAGARGEDLFGYRGEFLNLVRTADVLAASRVAAGKLTDDADAAGIAGT
- a CDS encoding sigma-70 family RNA polymerase sigma factor — its product is MYSPPAGLPPASSLTTQTPPESPGREPREDLKVTDSTDNAAPPSGGAEDEALFAAYNRGDADAFDTLYARYKGALYRYFLRQVDRDAAHDCYQALWLKVIDNRLRYRPDAPFRHYLYTLAHNVLMDHHRKNRRLLTDVDLSQTGLSDPDSTQVEVSLADMPGQIHTAGSDPALAVDGQRLLDALHALVRNLPLHQREVWLLRQETDLSLEEIAEVTRATAEGVKSRLRYARDKLKAGMARYAERN
- a CDS encoding EamA family transporter, with the protein product MEAWIPITIAAAFLQNVRSMLQKQAMRALSSNGAAYTRFCFALPFVWVYFAVLLSAQAMPELNWTFLGYCVLGGVAQIASTSLLVAAFSHGNFAVATAFSKTEVAQTGLVGLVLLGDALTLSTVSGVIVSFFGVVILSTRGRIGSIRDGQRALVLGLLAGTGLALASVSYRAAALSLSDGGFLIRAGTTLAVTVTLQSLLMGVYLWAREPGEIGRVLGSWRSSVWVGLSGALASVAWFTAMTLVSAVLVRALGQVELLFTFAASVWFFKEQVHARDLAGAGLIVAGVLLLL
- a CDS encoding GlsB/YeaQ/YmgE family stress response membrane protein, with the protein product MLSLLSWLLVGLVVGVAAKLILPGRDPGGLFVTIGIGLAGSFIGGYGGSLLGLGSVSGFNVESLALATAGAVVLLAAYRLIRF
- a CDS encoding alpha/beta hydrolase gives rise to the protein MTGTERPVPAGRTEPTRHDFQGSSARLTWFEWGEPGGKPVFLVHATGFHARCWDEVVAALPPDFHVFAVEMRGHGRSERVPPYVWASFARDVTELVEHLGLQHAIGVGHSMGGHALVQVCARLPGAFERLLLVDPVIFEPDAYATDRYRGFQGPEDHPVSKRRNQWASWEEMYERFADRGSFALWKDQVLRDYCQYGVVPAASGEGFELACPPLVEASVYLGNTGTDVHDLMPGIDIPVVVLRARGRDPAASDAMDFSRSPTWEKVAAAFPKGRDVYLPHLTHFIPMQDPQLVARFIIDADATVALTVPEGR
- a CDS encoding MATE family efflux transporter, encoding MSDRAGGKISLLDETGLLLRLAMPMMLTQIAQMGMGVADTMMAGRVSSADLAGVALGGNFYWPSVLLLSGVIMSLTPSVSQLHGGGRESEAGEVVRQAFWIALVGGLSLILLFNNVEPLYHLIGVDPRAIPIAVDYLQALSWGVLPMLGYFTLRYLCEGLSWTFPAMLIALSALLLKIPLNYLFIYGNEGLGIPAFGGQGCGWSSAVVMTYQLSMMLLVIVYSRIGAIGVFSRFSPPDRTAILRLVRLGLPIGLTMFLEMSMFSVVTLLIGRLGVEGVAAHQIAGNVGGMTFMVPLALGMAVSIRVGFNVGAGDLAAARRSGWLAIGLSLGFAVLAAAVVFSTRVFIVGLYSTEFAVVTLAMDLLLFVVLYQFFDDAQVTALGALRGFKDTRTPMWVAIISYWLVGLPVGVLVGFGWVGPEEFEGVRGFWVGLLAGLIVAAVVLLVRYRWLSVQRHRILEFSAR
- the idi gene encoding isopentenyl-diphosphate Delta-isomerase: MNQALNNPHNQSQTKDEIVSSEAEPLILVDSNDQETGFLDKSACHDGAGILHRAFSLFIFNPAGELLLQQRAAEKRLWPGYWSNSCCSHPRRGETMDLAVRRRLQQELGMAADLQFTYKFEYQARFADLGAEHELCWVYVGRSDQEPVINVTEISDWRWVDPARLSSAIAADPDSYTPWLIMEWERLNREFPERLPARKI
- a CDS encoding rubrerythrin family protein produces the protein MDLKDSNTLQNLKDAFAGESQANRRYLYFAAKADVEGENDVAAVFRSTAEGETGHAHGHLEYMEAVGDPATGLPIGSTSNNLKAAIAGETHEYTDMYPGMAKTARKEGFEEIADWFETLAKAERSHANRFQKALDAMA